A part of Larkinella insperata genomic DNA contains:
- the rsmA gene encoding 16S rRNA (adenine(1518)-N(6)/adenine(1519)-N(6))-dimethyltransferase RsmA: MSDRSYGKKSKSTKPDRSAPGRDDAVRAKKHLGQHFLKDLSIAERIAGLLTGHNGYKTVLEIGPGMGVLTQYLLKDGLPYTTHVVEIDTESIVYLNAHFPALHGRILEGDFLRMDLSTQFLEPLAIIGNFPYNISSQILFKVLEYRQQVPEVVCMLQREVAQRIASPPGNKDYGILSVLLQAYYDIKYEFTVDASVFSPPPNVQSGVISLRRNSVVALPCDEKKFKQVVKQGFNNRRKTLRNALKPLNPPESLLSHPLLDKRAEQLGVAEFVQLTLLMNDEQETMK; the protein is encoded by the coding sequence ATGTCTGATCGTTCTTACGGAAAAAAATCAAAATCAACCAAACCCGACCGGTCGGCACCCGGCCGCGACGATGCCGTCCGGGCCAAAAAACACCTGGGTCAGCATTTTTTAAAAGACCTCAGCATTGCCGAACGCATCGCCGGACTGCTAACCGGTCACAACGGCTACAAAACCGTTCTGGAAATCGGACCCGGTATGGGCGTTCTGACGCAGTACCTGCTGAAAGACGGTCTGCCCTACACCACCCACGTCGTCGAAATCGACACCGAATCGATTGTTTACCTGAACGCCCACTTTCCAGCGCTGCACGGTCGCATCCTGGAAGGCGATTTCCTCAGAATGGACCTGTCGACCCAGTTTTTGGAGCCGCTGGCCATTATTGGCAACTTCCCGTATAACATTTCGTCGCAAATTCTATTTAAAGTATTAGAATACCGCCAGCAGGTCCCGGAAGTCGTTTGTATGCTGCAACGGGAAGTAGCGCAGCGGATTGCTTCGCCCCCTGGTAACAAGGATTACGGCATTCTGAGCGTTTTACTGCAGGCGTACTACGACATCAAATACGAATTCACGGTCGACGCCAGCGTTTTTTCGCCCCCGCCCAATGTGCAGTCGGGCGTTATCAGCCTGCGCCGGAACAGCGTGGTGGCCCTGCCCTGCGACGAAAAGAAATTTAAGCAGGTCGTCAAACAGGGTTTCAACAACCGCCGGAAAACGCTCCGGAACGCGCTGAAACCGCTAAATCCGCCGGAAAGCCTGCTCTCTCACCCGCTGCTCGACAAACGGGCCGAACAGCTGGGCGTGGCGGAATTTGTTCAATTAACGTTACTGATGAATGATGAACAGGAGACGATGAAATAA
- the dtd gene encoding D-aminoacyl-tRNA deacylase — protein sequence MIAVIQRVSEASVTIDGHVKGQIGTGFLILLGITHEDTREDLDWLSKKIVGMRIFGDAEGKMNLDLKAVDGSILLISQFTLHASTKKGNRPSFIEAARPEVAVPLYEQMIQQLSADLGKPIETGEFGADMKVSLLNDGPVTILIDSKNRQ from the coding sequence GTGATTGCAGTTATTCAACGCGTTTCCGAAGCCTCCGTCACCATCGACGGACACGTAAAAGGCCAGATTGGCACTGGTTTTCTCATTCTGCTGGGCATCACTCACGAGGATACGCGCGAAGACCTCGACTGGCTCAGCAAAAAAATTGTTGGCATGCGGATTTTCGGCGATGCGGAAGGCAAAATGAACCTGGACCTGAAAGCCGTCGACGGCTCTATTCTGCTCATTAGCCAGTTTACGCTGCACGCCAGTACCAAAAAAGGCAACCGCCCGTCGTTCATCGAAGCCGCCCGGCCCGAGGTGGCCGTTCCCCTCTACGAACAAATGATCCAGCAGCTTTCGGCGGATTTGGGCAAACCAATCGAAACCGGTGAATTCGGGGCTGACATGAAAGTCTCCTTGCTGAACGACGGCCCGGTGACCATCCTCATCGACTCCAAAAACCGGCAGTAA
- the mgtE gene encoding magnesium transporter, which translates to MTFELTKEYVEHIQTAIDTHDDATLRTEMEELYPADISGILYELDTESARYLLALLDKKVGAEILANLEVIDRREFLQSFTSGELAQYVDEMDSDDAVDLLNEQPIQTREEVIALLTDREQARFILDLLHYDEDVAGGLMQKELIKINLNLTVTQCVEEIRQQAENVENVYSVYVVDDGEKLVGRVSLKKIVLARKAAKIADIYEEDVIFVETYRPVQEVAEVMQRYDLEAVPVVNVQGRLLGQITIDDVVDVITEQAELDIQAITGITGDVEEEDDTIWKLVGARLPWLIAGAVGSLLAATVINTFNAQLSKIAALAAFIPIIGSTGGNVGIQTASLIVQSLAEKSGLSATVGQRLAKMVLVALINGLIIGSLAGSYCLLIGEPRLVPVVSLALLTVVLLASFMGTITPIVLNQFGINPAIASGPFITTVNDLIGIGVYFLIASLLLSI; encoded by the coding sequence ATGACGTTCGAGCTTACCAAAGAATACGTAGAGCACATTCAGACGGCCATCGACACGCACGACGACGCGACGTTGCGGACGGAGATGGAAGAGCTGTATCCGGCCGATATCTCCGGAATTCTCTACGAATTGGATACCGAATCAGCCCGGTATCTGCTGGCGTTGCTCGATAAGAAAGTGGGAGCCGAAATCCTGGCCAACCTGGAAGTCATTGACCGGCGGGAGTTTCTGCAAAGTTTCACCTCCGGAGAACTGGCGCAGTACGTCGATGAAATGGATTCGGATGATGCCGTGGACCTGCTGAATGAACAGCCCATTCAGACCCGCGAGGAAGTTATCGCCCTGCTGACCGACCGCGAACAGGCCCGGTTTATCCTTGATCTGCTGCACTACGACGAAGATGTTGCCGGGGGATTGATGCAAAAAGAGCTCATCAAGATCAACCTCAACCTGACCGTTACCCAGTGCGTGGAGGAAATCCGGCAGCAGGCCGAAAATGTGGAGAACGTCTATTCGGTTTATGTGGTCGACGACGGGGAAAAGCTCGTGGGTCGGGTGTCGCTGAAGAAAATCGTGCTGGCGCGCAAAGCCGCCAAAATTGCCGACATCTACGAGGAGGACGTCATTTTTGTGGAAACCTACCGCCCCGTTCAGGAGGTGGCCGAAGTAATGCAACGGTATGACCTCGAAGCCGTACCGGTGGTTAATGTGCAGGGACGGCTCTTGGGCCAGATCACCATTGACGACGTGGTGGACGTAATCACCGAACAGGCCGAGCTTGACATCCAGGCCATTACCGGTATCACGGGCGATGTCGAAGAGGAAGACGATACCATCTGGAAGCTCGTCGGAGCCCGGTTGCCGTGGCTGATTGCCGGGGCCGTCGGCAGTTTGCTGGCCGCAACGGTTATTAACACGTTCAACGCCCAGTTGAGCAAAATTGCCGCCCTGGCGGCTTTCATTCCGATCATCGGTTCCACCGGCGGCAACGTCGGCATTCAGACCGCTTCGCTGATCGTGCAGAGCCTGGCCGAAAAGTCGGGGCTGAGCGCAACGGTGGGTCAGCGGCTGGCTAAAATGGTGCTGGTGGCCCTCATCAACGGGTTAATCATCGGCTCGCTGGCCGGTTCATACTGCCTGCTGATCGGTGAACCGCGGCTGGTACCGGTGGTTTCGCTGGCCCTGCTTACCGTGGTCCTGCTGGCGTCGTTTATGGGTACCATCACGCCCATCGTCCTGAATCAGTTTGGGATTAACCCCGCAATTGCCTCCGGCCCGTTTATCACAACCGTTAACGACCTGATCGGTATCGGCGTTTATTTTCTCATTGCCAGTTTACTCCTTAGTATTTGA